Genomic segment of Pongo pygmaeus isolate AG05252 chromosome 1, NHGRI_mPonPyg2-v2.0_pri, whole genome shotgun sequence:
gttggtcaggctgttcttgaactcctggcctcaagtgatccacccgccttggcttcccaaaatgctgggattacaggcgtcagccaagGCACTCagcccattttttatttttttaaagacatgtctctctgtgttgcccaagctggtctcgaactcctggactcaaccgatccttccacctcagcctcccagagtgctgggattacaggcatgagcgaccacgCCTAGCTTCCCATTCAGTCTTGAGCCCATAAACTTCTCAGTACAGTGGTTTCCAATGCACTTGTTTTCAAGTATATCCTAAGAATCTTGTGAGGTGTTAACAGGGGCCTGCTTTAATCAGGGTTCCTGCAGTTAGCATATTAGTTTATTTGTAAATAAGCACTGGTTTGTTAATTCCCTCTAGAAGTCTTGTTTAGTaatgttttttgtgggttttttttttttttttttttttttttgttttgagacagtcttgctcttgcccaggctggagtccagtggtgccacattggctcactgcaacctccgcctcccaggttcaagcgattctcctgcctcagcctcagaagtagctgggattacaggcacccatgcccagctaatttttgtatttttagtagggatggggtttcaccatgttggccaggctggtctcaaaactcctgacctcaggtgatccacctgcctcggcctcccaaagtgctgggattacaggtgtgagccactgcacccagccttgtttagtaatttttttttttttttgagatggagtctcgctctgtcacccaggctggagtgcagcggcgtgatcttggctcactgcaagctccgcctcccgggttcacgccattctcctgcctcagcctcccgagtagctgggactacaggcgcccaccactatgcctggctaatttttttgtatttttagtagagacggggtttcaccgtgttagccaggatggtcttgatctcctgaccttgtgatccacccatctcggcctcccaaagtgctgggattacaggcgtgagccaccgcgcccggccattgtTTAGTAATTTCTTAGGCAAACCTACTCGTGGTGAAGCCATAGCCAGCCCAGCTCGTATATCAGTTTGTCACAGAATCTAAGGTCAGAATTTGTGAGGTCTTGAAGAGAGCAAAAGGAATGCTTACTTGAGAATACCAGTTCATATTTAATTACTACTAATCACAGTAGCACTGAACATGGCTCTAGTGAGTGGGCCTCAGTCAGTTCAGGCAGCTAAAGGGAGGGGGATTTCCTCCTAGTCCTCTCCCTAGAGCTAAATATGCATCTGGGAAAAATTAGGCTCTGGAGCACAGAGGTATTTTTTTAGAGGAGAAAGAACTGAACTCCCAGCACTAGGTaaaactgcaaaaagaaaaacaactgtgCCCAGGCACTAGCTACAAGGCCACACCAGAAAAGGAAAGCTGGGTCCTGGAAGCTTCAGGACGGGAACTCTTCCTTGGTCAAGTtttccccagcacctagcacatagGAAGGTGCTTGATGAGTGAATGTTAAATGAACCTGTGAGTGCTCAGGATGATTTCCTGATAATTGGGTTCAGGAATCTACTGGGAGGAGCTTAAACCTAGAAGTTCCCTTTTTGAAAGTCTCAAATATGGTTCCCTAACTTAGAGAAGACAGATGATGTGGGAAGGAGGCCTGAGGTAAGGATGCAGGCTGGCGGAAAGGATGCAGGCTGGCAGAAGGGAGCAGGGCGCATGCGAGCCCAGACCCTGACACCCTTCCAAGGGTGGTGACTGGGTGGCCACTACACAGCACCAGCCTGCTGCAAAGTTCAAAACTAGAAGGGGTTACATGAAAGTGTTCCCAGGATGTGGAGCTGCCCTGGGCTAAGTTCAGTCACCTGCCAGCCTCTGCCGTTCCCATCATCGCACAGCACCCCAGCACCACTCGCCTGAGGAACGGGCTCTGTTGCACAGACCCATGCCTGACGGCCCACCCAGAAGCACCCAGCTGCTGACCTCTGACCTGGGAACGAGTGAGTGCCTACAACCTCAGCTGAACCCCACATGGTGACATCTTCCAGCAAGGCAAGGACATCAGCACCTCACGCCCGTTTCCAGGCCCCtcacatgagccactgctccttcTCTTTGATGAAGTGCTCCGCCCAGCGGCGGGTCAGCTCCAGGTACAGGCTGGGCTGGTGAGGCAGGTAGTCCAAATACAGGCGGGTGGGTGTCTTCTTGGGAATGGCCTTCTCAATCTGGGTGCCCTCGTGCCACTCATTGAAGGAGGTAATGGAGACGATCTCAGGCCTTACTGTCAGGGCCGCCTGCAGGGCTGTCTCATAGTACTTGCCATTGACCCTGTTGCGCGTATTGTGGTTGTTCCAGGGCCGAATGCTGGTGTCTATGTAGCCAGGCCCCACACTGGGGATGAACATGAGGTTGTTGGCATCACAAAAGTTCTTCACAGCTTTCCAGTTCTGATGGGAAGAACCAAAGGAGAAACCATTGGAGGCAAAGTAGGTGTACATGCCGTCAAATCCGGCGGCCAGGATGTCGTGGGTGTGGCCCTCCTCCACCAGCAGCGCTATGAAGACCCCATCGTAGGGTGTGTTGCGGATCGAGTGGGGCCCGTTTGGTGTCAGGAGGTGGGCCCAGGCCTCAGGGGACGTCAGGTATGAGTCGTAGATATAAAAGAGTGGGAGGCTCttgcccatgctgttcttataGCGGTAAAATGCACCATGGGAGCCATAcctgagaaggagaaagaagagcctCAGCTGGATGGAAGAGACCAGCACAGCTGTAGGACCTGCCGTGGATGAGATACGGATGTCACACAGCCCAGTTCTGGAGCCAGTCAGTCTCTACAGTTGGACTCATCATGCGTCTAAGCAAGAACCTGgttcccctccttcctctctccagtTGTCCTTCCTAAGCCTCACTTCCCTACCCTTAGCCAAGCCACCACCGTCTTCCATCTGGATTGCAACAACAGCCAGCTAACTGGTCTCCAGGCTGCCATCCTGCCTCCGTATAATCCATTCATTATTCCCACCTACTTGATCTGGCCCTGCCTGCCCCATTCCTGCCCCATTCCTGCTCTCTTCCGAGCTATTACTCCCCATCTGGCTTTTCTATCCGGCTGTCATGTGTCATGCAAGCTTGTTCCATCTTATGGGCCTTGCATCTGCCAGCCCTCTGCTTGGAATTTTCTCCCTGCCTCTGGATCTTTGCAGAGCtgaccctttttcttttcttttttcttcttattattacttttttctgagatagggtcttgctctgttgctcagagctggagtgcagtgggcgatctcagctcacagcaacctctacctcctggggttcaagcgattcacctgcctcagcctctcaagtagctggaattacaggcacccgccaccacacctggctaatttttatatttttagtagagatggggtttcaccatgttggccaggctggtcttgaactcctgacctcagtcaatccacccacctcagcctcccaaagtgccgggattacaggtgtgagccaccgggcctgggctttttttttttttttttttttttattcttaagtctcactgtatcgcccaggctggagtacagtggtgccatcataactcactgcaacctcaaactcctgggctcaagtgatccactcacctcagccccccaaatagctgggacaataggcatgcatcaccacgcccagctaatgtttaaaaaatattttgtagagatagagtctccccgtgttgcccaagctggtctcaaactcctggcctcaagtgatcctcccacctcagcctcccaaagtgctgggattacaggtgtgagccaccacacccagccctgactGCTCATTCAGGTGTTAGCTCACCTGTTGTCTCCTCAGACTCACCTGACCTGACTATCAATTCTTAAGTAGTTTCTTGGGCACACTCTAGCACAAAATCCTGTACAGATCACTGTTTGATTTTTCCCATTTAATTACTGTCTGCTCCACAGTACCTGCAACATACACTAGAAAGTAAACATTATGAAATCAGAAACTTTGCTAGTCCTATCCATTACTGTACAACTGGGCTTAAGTCAGTGCCTGGATACATGTAGGcactcaatactttttttttttttttttttaagagacagaatcttgctctgttctcagctggaatgcagtggtgtaattgtGGCtaactgtaaccttgaactcctgggctcaagtgatcctcccacctctgccttccaagtagctaggactactacaggcatgcactgctatgcccagctaattttttttttcagtagagatggggtcttgctatgttgcccaggctggtctcaaactcctggcttcaagcaatcaatcctcccacctctgcctcccaaagccctgggaggccgggtgcagtgattcacacctgtaatcccaacactttgggaggtcgaagtgggcagatcatctgaggtcaggagttcaagaccagcctggccaacatggtgaaaccccaggctggagtacagtgatgccatcatagttcactgcaacctcaaacttctgagctcaagtgatccactcacctcagccccccaagtagctgggaccatagatgtgcatcaccacacccagctaaagatacaaaaatacaaaagttagctgggcgtggtggtgggcacctgtaatcccagctactcgggaggctgaggcaggagaatcgcttgaacccaggaggcagaggttgcagtgagccaagattgtgccagtgcacaccagcctgggcaacagagtgagactctgtctcaaaaaaggaaaaaaaaaaaaagcactggcattacaggcatgagccattgcacgcagcctcattcaacatttatttatttatttatttatttatttatttatttttgagatggaatctcgctttgtcacccaggctggagtgcagtggtgcaatctcggctcactgcaacctccgcctcccagattcaagcgattttcctgcctcagcctcctgactagctgggattacaggtgtgcgccaccatgcccggctaatttttttatttttagtagagacggggtttcaccacgttagtcaggctggtcttgaactcctgacctcaagtgatccgcctgcctcgacctcccaaagtgctgggattacaccatgcctggccttcattcAATACtttctgaatgaataaatgaggtgCCTACATTGTAGAAGCTACTTTCACATACATTAACTCGTGTGATTCTCACAAGACTCAAAGGTTAAGAGGCTTGCCTCGTCACAGATCAGAAGCCACAGAACAGGAATTGAAACCCAGGCTGCCTGACTTTAGGCCCAGTACTCTCTTACTATAAAACAGCTGCTGGGAAACACAGGCATTATGCCCTGTGTCTCTTGACCTGCCCCTCCAAACCTTCTATCCCTACCTCCATTTTGATCCCCGCCAAAATCCCGGCCCCCAGAGCAGCCTTACGTGTCAATGATGTACTTGATGTTGTCATGTACAGTGATGTCATCCCGGCCCTTGTAGGGTTGGATGTGGAAGGCCACCTGCCACAAACAGAGGAGTAACTGGTCAGGTGAGTGTCTATCTAGGCGCCACAACATATCAGGCTCAGGATCTAACCATGGCCTGGAGGAGAGGCTGAGTTCAGAAGAGGGCCTGGCAGTGCTGGGCACAGTAGAGATAAAGGCAGCTGCTGCCCTTCAAGGCCAAAACAGGGGTGAGCAGTTTGCCCATCTCCCGCAGCAGGGCATGTGGGAAGCATTTTGGTGGGCTGTTACAGGGTGGCTAATAGGTTTCAACCTTGTGCCAGCTCCAAGTGGTTGGTGCTAGCTGCATGAAACAGTGGAATAAGTATGCTGAAGCTGTGTCAGTGGAAAACTGCTGTGATCTGTTAGACATGTCAGTGGTGGAATTCTCTTCAGGAATGGGGATGgggcttttcttccttctctatcatttttcttccttcaccACAGAAGCAAGGGATGACTTACTTGATTGGCACATGTGGGGAAATGCTTCGTCCAGTCCGTCCTTCCTCTTGAAAGTAAGCCCACCTGCTGAGAACACCTGCCTACTCCTCGAGGTCCAGCACTGCCTCCCACTAGAGAGTTGAGTCTGCAGGTCCCTTTGGCTCTTGCCTACCCTTTATCCACCAGGGTTTAAAACCTAACCTCTATTATTATTTAACAAAAGTGATAATTATTTAGTCTTCTCTTGGTCCTATATTTagttttctcagttttcttaGAATTCAAAAAACTAAGAGCAACATAGGCACCATTTATCTGAACCCTCCCCCAAAACCACACTTGCCACATATTTGTTATCCGTGGGCTACTGCCAAGAACTTCTGTAGAGGCACTAACCCTGTGGGCGGAGGAGAGCAACTCTCCAGAATAGGGCAGAGAGCACGTGGCCTCTTCTTGGAGACTCACCTGGATGCTGTACTGATGGG
This window contains:
- the MANEAL gene encoding glycoprotein endo-alpha-1,2-mannosidase-like protein isoform X4, which produces MITGSPQMTWCPPFWTPPISTASRYGSHGAFYRYKNSMGKSLPLFYIYDSYLTSPEAWAHLLTPNGPHSIRNTPYDGVFIALLVEEGHTHDILAAGFDGMYTYFASNGFSFGSSHQNWKAVKNFCDANNLMFIPSVGPGYIDTSIRPWNNHNTRNRVNGKYYETALQAALTVRPEIVSITSFNEWHEGTQIEKAIPKKTPTRLYLDYLPHQPSLYLELTRRWAEHFIKEKEQWLM
- the MANEAL gene encoding glycoprotein endo-alpha-1,2-mannosidase-like protein isoform X1, coding for MARRRRRACIALFLVLLFAFGTLMGLRTLKAPDGLPALGPGLELAPFERRPEGAPAPAARAPAAPAAPPPPPPPPRTADPGGSPGPAPAEAEPAPGQSLRVYSDLHAFYYSWYGSPRREGHYIHWDHVMVPHWDPKISASYPRGRHSPPDDLGSSFYPELGPYSSRDPEVLREHMTQLKEAAIGVLVLSWYPPGMADDNGEPSDDLVPAILDTAHQYSIQVAFHIQPYKGRDDITVHDNIKYIIDTYGSHGAFYRYKNSMGKSLPLFYIYDSYLTSPEAWAHLLTPNGPHSIRNTPYDGVFIALLVEEGHTHDILAAGFDGMYTYFASNGFSFGSSHQNWKAVKNFCDANNLMFIPSVGPGYIDTSIRPWNNHNTRNRVNGKYYETALQAALTVRPEIVSITSFNEWHEGTQIEKAIPKKTPTRLYLDYLPHQPSLYLELTRRWAEHFIKEKEQWLM